In Panthera uncia isolate 11264 chromosome B4, Puncia_PCG_1.0, whole genome shotgun sequence, one genomic interval encodes:
- the LOC125919261 gene encoding 25-hydroxyvitamin D-1 alpha hydroxylase, mitochondrial, whose protein sequence is MTQTLKLASRVFHRVHRAPKLSASLGSRGSDSAPRSLADIPGPSTPVFLAELFCKGGLSRLHELQVQGVARFGPVWLASFGKVRTVYVAAPTLIEQLLRQEGPRPERCSFSPWAEHRRRRQRACGLLTAEGEEWQRLRSLLAPLLLRPQAAARYAGTLDDVVHDLVRRLRRQRGRGAGPPALVRDVAGEFYKFGLEGIAAVLLGSRLGCLEAEVPPDTETFIRAVGSVFVSTLLTMAMPSWLHRLVPGPWGRLCRDWDHMFAFAQQHVERREAEVALRSKGKPEEDVGSGAHLTYFLFQEELPAPSILGNVTELLLAGVDTVSNTLSWALYELSRHPEVQTALHSEITAALGPGSNAHPSATALSQLPLLKAVVKEVLRLYPVVPGNSRVPDKDICVGDYIIPKNTLVTLCHYATSRDPAQFPEPNSFRPARWLGEGPAPHPFASLPFGFGKRSCMGRRLAELELQMALAQILTHFEVQPEPGAAPVRPMTRTVLVPERSINLQFVDR, encoded by the exons ATGACCCAGACTCTCAAGCTCGCCTCCAGAGTGTTTCATCGCGTCCACCGTGCTCCCAAGCTGAGCGCCTCACTGGGTTCCAGAGGCTCCGACTCCGCGCCCAGGAGCTTGGCGGACATCCCAGGCCCATCCACGCCGGTCTTCCTTGCTGAACTTTTCTGCAAGGGAGGTCTGTCGCGGCTACACGAGCTGCAG GTGCAGGGCGTCGCGCGCTTCGGTCCCGTGTGGTTGGCCAGCTTCGGGAAGGTGCGCACTGTGTACGTGGCGGCCCCTACACTCATCGAGCAGCTCTTGCGACAGGAGGGTCCCCGGCCCGAGCGCTGCAGCTTCTCACCTTGGGCAGAGCACCGTCGCCGCCGCCAGCGGGCTTGCGGACTGCTCACCGC GGAAGGCGAAGAATGGCAGAGGCTCCGCAGCCTCCTGGCCCCGCTGCTCCTCCGGCCTCAAGCTGCCGCCCGCTACGCCGGAACCCTAGACGACGTGGTCCATGACCTTGTGCGGCGTCTTCGGCGCCAGCGGGGACGCGGCGCTGGGCCGCCCGCTCTGGTTCGGGATGTGGCAGGAGAGTTTTACAAGTTTGGACTAGAAG GGATAGCCGCCGTGCTCCTGGGTTCACGCCTGGGCTGCCTGGAGGCCGAAGTGCCTCCAGACACAGAGACCTTCATCCGCGCGGTGGGATCGGTATTTGTGTCCACGCTGCTGACCATGGCGATGCCTAGCTGGCTTCACCGCCTCGTGCCCGGACCCTGGGGCCGCCTCTGCCGAGACTGGGACCACATGTTTGCATTTG CCCAGCAGCACGTGGAGCGGCGAGAGGCCGAGGTAGCCTTGAGGAGCAAGGGAAAGCCTGAGGAGGACGTGGGATCTGGGGCACACCTGACCTACTTCCTGTTCCAGGAAGAGTTGCCTGCCCCGTCCATCCTGGGCAATGTGACAGAGCTGCTACTGGCCGGAGTGGACACA GTATCCAATACACTCTCCTGGGCTCTATATGAACTCTCTCGGCACCCAGAAGTCCAGACAGCACTCCACTCTGAGATCACAgctgccctgggccctggctcCAATGCCCATCCTTCAGCTACTGCTCTATCCCAGCTACCCCTGCTGAAGGCGGTGGTCAAGGAAGTGCTAAG ACTATACCCTGTGGTGCCTGGAAATTCCCGTGTCCCAGACAAAGACATTTGTGTGGGTGACTATATTATCCCCAAAAAT ACGCTGGTCACACTGTGTCATTATGCCACTTCAAGGGATCCTGCCCAGTTCCCAGAGCCAAATTCTTTTCGTCCAGCTCGCTGGCTGGGGGAAGGTCCAGCCCCCCACCCATTCGCATCTCTTCCCTTTGGCTTTGGCAAACGCAGCTGCATGGGGAGACGCCTCGCAGAGCTTGAACTGCAAatggctttggctcag ATCTTGACTCACTTTGAGGTGCAGCCTGAGCCCGGTGCTGCCCCAGTCAGACCCATGACCCGGACTGTCCTGGTACCGGAGAGGAGCATTAACCTACAGTTTGTGGACAGATAG
- the METTL1 gene encoding tRNA (guanine-N(7)-)-methyltransferase has product MAGAETGDAAGAEAPQPQKRYYRQRAHSNPMADHTLRYPVKPEDMDWSELYPEFFAPLTQNKSHDDPKDKNEERAPAQVEFADIGCGYGGLLVELSPLFPDTLILGLEIRVKVSDYVQDRIRALRAAPGGGFQNIACLRSNAMKHLPNFFRKGQLTKMFFLFPDPHFKRTKHKWRIISPTLLAEYAYVLRVGGLVYTITDVLELHDWMCTHFERHPLFERVPLEELTEDPIVGHLGTSTEEGKKVLRNGGKNFPAIFRRIQDPTLQAVTPNPPSLGH; this is encoded by the exons ATGGCGGGAGCCGAGACTGGGGACGCGGCAGGAGCCGAGGCCCCGCAGCCCCAGAAGCGCTACTATCGGCAACGTGCTCACTCCAACCCCATGGCAGACCACACGCTGCGGTA CCCTGTGAAGCCAGAGGATATGGACTGGTCTGAGCTATACCCAGAGTTCTTCGCTCCACTGACTCAAAATAAGAGCCATGATGACCCAAAGGATAAGAATGAAGAGAGAGCTCCGGCCCAAGTAGAGTTTGCAGACATAGGCTGTGGCTATGGTGGCCTGTTAG TGGAACTATCACCATTGTTCCCAGACACACTGATTCTGGGTCTGGAGATCCGGGTGAAAGTCTCAGACTATGTACAGGACCGGATTCGGGCCCTACGAGCAGCTCCTGGAGGTGGCTTCCAGAACATCGCCTGTCTCCGTAGCAATGCCATGAAACATCTTCCTAACTTCTTCCGCAAGggccag CTGACAAAGatgttcttcctcttccctgaccCACATTTCAAGCGGACGAAGCACAAGTGGCGAATCATCAGTCCCACACTGCTGGCAGAATATGCCTACGTGCTTAGAGTCGGG GGGCTGGTGTATACCATAACGGATGTGCTGGAGCTACACGACTGGATGTGCACCCATTTTGAAAGGCACCCCCTGTTTGAGCGTGTGCCTCTGGAGGAACTG ACTGAAGACCCCATTGTGGGACACCTGGGCACCTCAAccgaagagggaaagaaagtctTACGCAATGGAGGCAAGAATTTCCCAGCCATCTTCCGAAGAATACAGGATCCCACCCTCCAGGCAGTGACTCCTAATCCCCCCTCTCTTGGCCACTGA
- the EEF1AKMT3 gene encoding EEF1A lysine methyltransferase 3, translating into MADPRADPESESESVFPREVGLFADSYSEKSSFSFCGHVLSITQNFGSRLGVAARVWDAALSLCNYFESQNVDFRGKKVIELGAGTGIVGILAALQGGDVTITDLPLALEQIRGNVQANVPAGGRAQVRALSWGIDQHVFPGDYDLVLGADIVYLEPTFPLLLGTLQHLCGPHGTIYLASKMREEHGTESFFQHLLPQHFQLELAQRDEDENVNIYRARHREPRPA; encoded by the exons ATGGCGGACCCCCGCGCAGATCCTGAATCAGAGTCCGAATCCGTGTTCCCGAGGGAGGTGGGGCTCTTTGCCGACTCTTACTCGGAGAAGAGCAGCTTCTCTTTCTGTGGGCACGTGCTGAGCATCACACAGAACTTCGGCTCCCGCCTTGGAGTGGCCGCGCGAGTGTGGGACGCG GCTCTGAGCCTGTGCAACTATTTCGAAAGTCAAAATGTGGATTTCCGAGGCAAGAAAGTGATCGAACTGGGCGCGGGGACGGGCATCGTGGGGATCTTGGCTGCGCTGCAGG gggGGGATGTTACCATCACTGACCTGCCCCTGGCCCTAGAGCAGATCCGGGGCAACGTCCAGGCCAATGTGCCGGCTGGAGGCCGGGCCCAGGTCCGCGCCTTGTCCTGGGGGATTGACCAGCATGTCTTCCCCGGAGACTATGACCTGGTGCTGGGGGCCGATATCGTGTACCTGGAGCCCACCTTCCCGCTGCTGCTGGGCACCCTTCAGCACCTATGCGGGCCCCATGGCACCATCTATCTGGCCTCCAAGATGAGAGAGGAGCATGGGACAGAGAGCTTCTTTCAGCATCTCCTCCCCCAGCATTTCCAACTGGAGCTGGCCCAGCGGGATGAGGATGAAAATGTCAACATCTATAGGGCCAGGCACAGGGAACCAAGACCTGCTTGA